Sequence from the Candidatus Binataceae bacterium genome:
GATCGCTCAGGCCCGACCGTAGCCATTCTCGCCGAGTATGACGCGCTGCCTAACGGCCACTCCTGCGGCCACAATCTGATCTGCACCGCCGCGCTCTCGGCCTTCGCCGGGCTCGCCACCGTGCACGCGCAATTGCCCGGCCGCGTCCTGATTCTCGGCACGCCGGCCGAGGAAGGCGGCGGCGGCAAGATCATCCTGCTGGAAAAAGGCGCATTCCGGGGCGTCGACGCGGCGCTGATGGCGCATCCGGTCGACGGCGAGTACGCGACCTTTCCCACGCTCGCAACGCGCCACCTGCGGTTGACGTTTCATGGGCGCGCGTCCCACGCGGCGGCGGCGCCGTGGGCTGGCGCGAGCGCGCTTGCCGCGGTGATCCAGACCTTCCAGAGCGTGGATGCGGCGCGACTGCACTTTCGCGACGGCTCGCGCATTCACGGCATCATCACCAACGGCGGACAGGCGGTAAATATCGTCCCGGAGAAGGCGGTGTGCGAGTTTCTGTGCCGCGCGCACACCACCGGGTACACCCACGAGATCGCCGATCGGGTGCTGCGATGCGCCGAGGCGGCCGCGACGGCCACCGGCACGCGGCTTACGTCCGAAGTTATCGGCGGTTACAAGAACATGGTCAACAATCTCGCGATGGCCCATCGGTACGCGCATCACTGCGGGGCGCTCGGAGTCAAGGCGCCCGACGCACCACCGGATATGCCAACCGGCTCGACCGATATGGGCGACGTGAGCCACGCGATGCCGGCAATTCATCCGATCTTCCGCATCGCCGACCCGGGCACCGGCAACTGCCATGAAGAACGCTTCGCACTGCATACCGACACGCCGCGCGCCTACGAGGCGATGGTCCGGGTGGCCAAGGCGATGGCGTTGACGGCGTACGATCTGTTGGCCGAGCCGAAGCTCATGGAATCGGCCAAGAGCGAATTCGCGGCCGCATTGAAGACTTGATAACGAGGCCGAGGGCCGCACGAAAATCCCGCGCGGAAAATCTGCGCGAAGTTCCGGATCTCCGCGGAGAAGCGGCTCTGTCTCCCTAACCGCAACTCTCCAGGTTGCGCCAAAGAAACAAAGCGAGGATTGGTCTTGCGTAAGGGCGATGTTGCACTGCTCGTTTCCGTTCTGCTGTATGCGGTCGGATGGATTGTCTATTTACACGTCAACGCGCACGCCGGCGAAGTGATTCGCATGGCCGGCGAAGCTTCGCTGGTCGGCGGACTATGCGACTACATCGCGTTGAAGATGCTCTTCGAGCGCAAGTGGTACCTGCCCAATTCCGGCGTGCTGCCGCGCAACCGCGAGAAGATCATTCAT
This genomic interval carries:
- a CDS encoding amidohydrolase encodes the protein MAIHEEICAAIDRFKDRAIELGRKIHARPELKFEERFAAGLLAGALGEIGVEVERGTAGLETAFSAATGKADRSGPTVAILAEYDALPNGHSCGHNLICTAALSAFAGLATVHAQLPGRVLILGTPAEEGGGGKIILLEKGAFRGVDAALMAHPVDGEYATFPTLATRHLRLTFHGRASHAAAAPWAGASALAAVIQTFQSVDAARLHFRDGSRIHGIITNGGQAVNIVPEKAVCEFLCRAHTTGYTHEIADRVLRCAEAAATATGTRLTSEVIGGYKNMVNNLAMAHRYAHHCGALGVKAPDAPPDMPTGSTDMGDVSHAMPAIHPIFRIADPGTGNCHEERFALHTDTPRAYEAMVRVAKAMALTAYDLLAEPKLMESAKSEFAAALKT